The Pseudoalteromonas rubra nucleotide sequence ATGTTCAATGGCGCGTTTTAACCTTTAATACCTTCCTTATACTGGGGCACTCAGCGTGGCTGATCGGCACCTGGCAATTCGTCGAACGAACCCCGTCAAAACAAAAAATAGCCTGGCTGATCCTACCTGTATTGCTGATCTCCTGGCTAACAGCCACCGTCTTTCCTGAGCGAGAACTCCGCATCACACTTATTGGCATTTGGCTGATAGCAGTACGTTGCCATTATGCCTGGGTGCTTTACAAGCACGCACGTCAGGATAGAAACGAATTTCTGGCCGCCAGGATCGCTATCGGGATCGTGTGTCTGGAGGTCTTTTTCTCGATTATGTATACCCTGCAAGGTGCGCTGGGCAACCTGCCACAAATCGGAGAAGCCTTCAACTGGGTAGCTGGCTATACCTGGGTTGCGGCTTTGCTGGGGATCCTGGCCGGTGCGCCGATTTTATTGCTACTCAGTGCAGGGCGCTTTGTAAAGGCGCTGGAATTTGCAGCCAATCACGACCTGCTGACCGGACTGCTCAATCGCCGTGGGCTAGCCAGACAACTCAACGAGCTGCTGCCGCTGAGCAAAAGAAAGTGTGACTCACTCACCGTCATGATGATAGATCTCGACCATTTTAAGCGCGTGAACGATCTGTACGGCCACCAAAGCGGTGACCGCGCTATTGTCTGCATTGCCGATGTGCTCAAAACACACTTTCGCAGTGCCGATCTGCTGGCACGCTGGGGCGGCGAAGAATTTTGCCTGGTCCTGTTTGATATGCAACCCGACATGGCGGCAACCTGTGCAAACAAACTACAAAATGCCTTTGCACAACAAAGTCTGCAACTGGGGTTAGGTGATACTCCTTTGACCATCAGCATAGGTATTGCCTGTAGCCGCGAGATCAGCCTGCCGGGCTTCGAAACCACCCAAAATCAGGCAGACAAAGCCCTGTACGATGCCAAACATGCCGGACGAAACTGCGTGAAAGTAGCCAGCATGGCACTGAGCCTGCTCGAAGAAACGCCCTGATTTACCGTTAGGCGTTCAGCTGATAGGTCAGGCTCTCAAGCATGGTCGTAGTTGGCCGACCTATCAGGCGACCCAGTGTGCCGCTATTCTCATACAGCCAGCCCGCATTCGCCTGAGCTTCAGCATCAGCCAGCAACGCCGCAAATCCGGCCGGTAATCCCAGCTGAGTCAGAAAATCTGCATAATGTTGTTCAGACACATAGTTTGTCAGTACGGTTTTGCCACTTAGCTCAGTGGCCAAGTCAGCCAGTGCCTGTAAATTAAAGCTCTGATCGCCCGCCAGCTCATAGGTTTTGCCAGCATGGTCCGGCTCGGTCAGTACCACAGCTGCTGCCTCGGCATAATCCCCCCTCGCAGCACTGGCAATTCGCCCTTCATGCATTGCACCGACAATGGCACCCGCAGCAATACTGCCAGCAATCCCTGCGCTGTAGTTTTCGTTATACCAGCCATTGCGCAACAACACATAAGGCACATCCGACGCTTTAATCAACTGCTCAGTATCCCGATGCTCATCACTGAGTTGCATGGGTGACTTATCGGCATGCAAAATACTCGTATAAGCCAACAGCGCCACACCTGCTTGTTTCGCTGCGTGAATAACCGCGCTGTGCTGACGTACCCGTTGGCCAATCATATTACCCGAAATAAGTAATAACTTACTTACACCCTTCAAAGCATTAGTCAAGGTTTGTGGCTGATCGTAATCTGCTGTTCTGAGTGTTACTCCAAGACGGCTTAACGCTTCGGCTTGCCCCGGGTCGCGTACCAGTGCCACTATCTGCGACGCCGGAACACGCTTTAGTAAAGCCGCGATCACCAGCCGACCCAACTGACCATTTGCACCTGTTACTGCAATCATATTATCTCTCCACTGTCTGTGTTTCATGTTGATGGGCTTATTGTCTGGCAAAATGGCTGTTATCATAAGATGGTCATTACAAAATGAAGTGTTCTGAAAATGATTACAATTAATCATGGCTCGCTGAAATTACTGGCTATCTTTGCAACGGTGATTGACAGCGGCAGTTTTGCAGCCGCCGCACGGCGTTTACACTCCAGTCGCTCACGAGTAAGTGAACAAGTGTCTCAGTTAGAATCGCAATTGAATGTACGCTTGTTGCAACGCAGTACACGTCAGTTAAAACTGACCCAGGAAGGAGAAAAAATACTGCAACATGCCCGTCAGTTAGACGGCATATTACAAAATATAGAAGCGGATCTGACGGATACTGAGCCCAGTGGCCGAGTCACGCTGACCATGAATCACGACATTGCGCATAAGTTTATTCTGCCCAAGCTCGACAAACTGGCACAGCGCTATCCGAAGATTAGCCTGGATTTGAATGTCGATGATAACCCGCTCGACCTGATTGAACAGCAAATTGACCTGGCTATTCGGATTGGCTTTATTCGTGATGAATCTTTGGTTGCACGCATTCTTCATCAGGAGCGCTTGGCCCTGTTTGCCAGCCCCACATTGCTGGCACAGTATGGCATGCCCAACACAGTGGCTGAGCTGGAGGCCATGCCCTGGCTGATGCTCAAACAAACCGCCGAGCAGGGCGCACAAATGCTGTTTGATAATGAGGAGCCGGTGGTGATCCAACCCCTCCAACATCACAGTTGTAATTCACCTTACCTATTGCAGCAAATGGTCGTGAGTGGGCTTGGCGTAGCAACCTTACTGCCTTCTACCGTGCAACAGGAGATCAGCGATGGCAAGTTAGTCACACTCTGTGAATCGTTGCACAGCGAACCGCTGGTGTTTTCACTGGTTTACCCGTCTCGTCGTCAGGTGCCACAACGTACCCGGGCCGTCATTGACTTTTTACTCTCTGAGTCGCTATTTCACCTTTAAATTCTATTTAAGAGAATGGTTAGTGCGATTTTTAGAAATTTTAAAAACTAAAAACGAATTTATACTGTTTCATATCGGCTGAGGGGAAAACAACTGAACACCTGCCCCGCAAGCCCTGGCCTAAATATTACGCACTTGAGGAAACGGTAATGACTAAATTAATTCAACTATTCGACCAAAACACAACGCTGTCTCATATTGCTGCACTGCTTGCACGCATTGGCTTGTCAGCCATCTTTATTCTCGCAGCGATGAACAAGATCCAGTACTTTGAAGGCAACGCACAGTATATGGCATCAAGCGGCCTGCCTGGCGAGTTACTGCCACTGGTCATTGCCTTTGAGTTAATCGGTGGTCTGATGATACTGGGTGGCCTGCTTACTCGCCTGACAGCCATTGCATTCGCTGGGTTTAGTCTGGTTAGTGCGCTGTTGTTCCACTTTGACCTGGCAGATCAAATACAGTTTATTATGTTCTTCAAAAATGTTGCGATGGCAGGTGGTTTCTTGGCGCTGGCGGCCTATGGTGCGGGTAAATTCAGTATCGACCAAAAAATTCTGACCTCTCAGCCAATCGTTAAAGGCAAGCTGGCTTAAAACCAGTTTCACTTAATATCTGAAAAGAAAATCATGGACGCGCGGTAGCTCAACGCACCGCGCGTTTTTTATTTATTCTGACGCCATGACACGCTTACCATTGGCATCAACCACCAACAGATAAGACTGGCCAAAATCACCGTTGCACAAATCAATGGCATTGCCAGCGACCTCAAGCCCGTCGGCACAGCTGCTAACTTCATAATAAGAAGTCACCTGACCTTTTTCGGTAGTGGTGACTTTTTCGCCCCCAACCATCACGTCATAGCTACCATTGGCAAACAAACGCACGTTAAATACGTCGGCTTTATTTTCTTGCTTTTTACTAATCACAGACAAACTGCGTTCGCCGTCTGCTTCCCAGGCAATCACCCATAGATTGGCACCATCTTTCAGGGTGGTATTCATACGCTCTTGCTTTTCGCCACTGTTACTGTCTTTAACACCCAGGTTGATCATATTGTTAATGGCTTTGTAGCTGTAGCTGTATGTCTTGCCCACCTCTTTTGCAGGTACATCCGCTGACACCACGCTACCGCTGTCAAATAAACCGCTGTAACCTGAACTGATAGACCTTCTTTTAGCGTGAAAATCAGCCATGTAGTCCAGAGAGTTAACAAAAGACATTTTCGCATCATGGCTCAGCTGCTCTTTCAGCTCTTCACTTCCTTCACCACATCCAGTCAGGGCAGCTGATAAACCCAGCAAAACTGCAAGCCCTAATCCTTTGTTGACGTTGTTCATAATCATCTCCGTAAATCCATCCAATAAAGAATAATACTGCCAGGCAATGCTTTGCCTGAGTTAAGTCTTAAACACCATCCTGGCTGTTTATCCACAGCGCTACCAAACAGTGTTGTTTATTTGTGTCTGCTCATTTTTATGGGAGAGATATTAACATGTTAATTACCTTCTCCAAGGTTTATAAATGTGCACAATTGTTTAATTCTGTAAGCAGAGTGACAGCCTTGTCATAAACACGCTTAGCCTCTCAAAATACAGATAAAAATCAATATTAATCAGCCATTAAACAATTATGGGATTGAGAGTAAAAGTAAATTAAAATTATGAAAAGTGCGTGACAAAGATACTCAAACAAGCTGATATGTTTGAATATAGCCAGAAGATTAATCGCAACTTAAAATACAACAAATTCACAAAAAAGTAAAAACTAAAGCAACCCAGGGGCAGCCCCCGGGTTGCTTTACAGGGCTCAGATCTCCAGCACCTCTTCGTCCTCATCAATATCGCTATCATCAAAGGCCGAAAGTAAAGTCACCTCACTATGGATCAGTTCAGCGACCTCGCCAAGGTACTGACATTCAAAGACCTCAGCCACACTCAACTCAATTTGCCAGTGCACCTTAATCTCACTGAGTAGTCGCATCATCAATAGCGAGTGCCCGCCCAAGTCAAAGAAATTCGCCGACATACTGATGGTATTGGACTCTACCTCCAGCAAGCGTGCCACCACATCAACCAATTGTTGTTCCAGCGCGGTTTGCGGTGCAACATACTCTTCAGCAACGGCGGTTAACGCAATATCCGGCAATGCCTTTCTGTCTATTTTGCCATTGGCGGTCAGTGGCCAGGAGGTAATTAATTGCCAGGCCGAAGGCACCATATAAGGCGGTAAACTGTCAGACATAGTAGCCATAAGCTGATCGGTTAAGTCATCGGTTTGTTGCTGAGGGTGTGGCTCAACATACGCAACGATCAGGCCACGTGCTTTATTCACCATAACCAGAGACTGCGCAACCCGCTCATCCGCATTCAGTGCAGCCTCAATCTCACCCAGCTCTACCCGAAAACCCCGGATCTTAATCTGATCATCAATACGACCTACATATTCCACTAAGCCATCCTGCTTAAACCGCACCAAGTCACCGGTTCTATAAAGCTCAGCCGCTTGTCCAGGCTCTGAAAAATAGGGGTTTGCAATAAACCGCTCTTTACTCAGCTGAGGTTGATTCAGATATCCCAATGCCAGACCATCTCCCCCCACACAGAGCTCACCCACCACACCTTGAGGCAATTGACGTCCTTGCGGGCTCAGGACCAAAATATGATCCCCCTGCACACCTCGACCAATGGGTACACCGGCACTGATATCATCATCAGCCGGCACCGGATAGCAGCAGGTAAAGGTGGTATTCTCAGTGGGGCCATACCCATTAATCACGGTAATCTCAGGCAACTCTGTTTGCACAGCGGTGACGGCTTGTGGATTAAGCACATCGCCCCCGGCCAGCACAGTGTGTAATGCCAAAGTGTCTGACTCTAATTCGCCACACACCTTGCTCCATTCCGTGAACAGACCTGAGGTCAGCCACATTGCTGTTATCCCTTGCGTACGCAACACTTTGTTGATCCCGTCCAGAGACAGATAAGTCTCGGGGTACAACACACAGCGTCCGCCATTCAGCAGTGGGCCCCAAATTTCCAGAGTGGCTGCATCAAAGGCGATATTGGCGCTTTGCAGGAACACAGTCTGGTTGTTCAGAGTCATAAAGTTAGGGTCGTACACCAGACGATTGACTGCCCGATGCGGTGTCATCACCCCTTTGGGCGTGCCCGTAGAACCTGACGTGTAAATCACATAAGCAATCGACTGCGCCGTTAGCCCTTCAGCCCTGGGCAGATCTAATACACTCAGTGAAGACCATGGGGCATCAGGGATATCTACCGACACTTTCGCCACCGAGCTGAATGCCAGCACTTCATGCTGCGCTTGCTCAGTCAGGATCACAGTTAGCTGAGTATCCTCAAGCATATATGCCAGACGAGATTCAGGGTAAGTTGGATCCAGCGGTACATAAGCACCACCGGCTTTCAAAATCGCCAGTGTTGCGACCAGTAACTCCACAGAGCGGCCCAGGCACAAGCCCACTAAGGCACCTGCGCCAATCTGATGCGTTTCTCGAAGATACTGCGCCAGTTGGTTTGCACGCGCATTCAGCTCACCATAACTGAGCATCTGGTCATTCAGCTGCACAGCCACTTCATTGGGTGTAGCCGCAGCCTGTAACTCA carries:
- a CDS encoding DoxX family protein, whose protein sequence is MTKLIQLFDQNTTLSHIAALLARIGLSAIFILAAMNKIQYFEGNAQYMASSGLPGELLPLVIAFELIGGLMILGGLLTRLTAIAFAGFSLVSALLFHFDLADQIQFIMFFKNVAMAGGFLALAAYGAGKFSIDQKILTSQPIVKGKLA
- a CDS encoding GGDEF domain-containing protein, coding for MQVHDLTLMLSLWIASLTGATLLFVISKMTQTITGTRVWSLAMLLLSFAYLSQLSMQSLDVQWRVLTFNTFLILGHSAWLIGTWQFVERTPSKQKIAWLILPVLLISWLTATVFPERELRITLIGIWLIAVRCHYAWVLYKHARQDRNEFLAARIAIGIVCLEVFFSIMYTLQGALGNLPQIGEAFNWVAGYTWVAALLGILAGAPILLLLSAGRFVKALEFAANHDLLTGLLNRRGLARQLNELLPLSKRKCDSLTVMMIDLDHFKRVNDLYGHQSGDRAIVCIADVLKTHFRSADLLARWGGEEFCLVLFDMQPDMAATCANKLQNAFAQQSLQLGLGDTPLTISIGIACSREISLPGFETTQNQADKALYDAKHAGRNCVKVASMALSLLEETP
- a CDS encoding SDR family oxidoreductase, which encodes MITAILPDNKPINMKHRQWRDNMIAVTGANGQLGRLVIAALLKRVPASQIVALVRDPGQAEALSRLGVTLRTADYDQPQTLTNALKGVSKLLLISGNMIGQRVRQHSAVIHAAKQAGVALLAYTSILHADKSPMQLSDEHRDTEQLIKASDVPYVLLRNGWYNENYSAGIAGSIAAGAIVGAMHEGRIASAARGDYAEAAAVVLTEPDHAGKTYELAGDQSFNLQALADLATELSGKTVLTNYVSEQHYADFLTQLGLPAGFAALLADAEAQANAGWLYENSGTLGRLIGRPTTTMLESLTYQLNA
- a CDS encoding LysR family transcriptional regulator; the encoded protein is MITINHGSLKLLAIFATVIDSGSFAAAARRLHSSRSRVSEQVSQLESQLNVRLLQRSTRQLKLTQEGEKILQHARQLDGILQNIEADLTDTEPSGRVTLTMNHDIAHKFILPKLDKLAQRYPKISLDLNVDDNPLDLIEQQIDLAIRIGFIRDESLVARILHQERLALFASPTLLAQYGMPNTVAELEAMPWLMLKQTAEQGAQMLFDNEEPVVIQPLQHHSCNSPYLLQQMVVSGLGVATLLPSTVQQEISDGKLVTLCESLHSEPLVFSLVYPSRRQVPQRTRAVIDFLLSESLFHL